A stretch of the Rosa rugosa chromosome 5, drRosRugo1.1, whole genome shotgun sequence genome encodes the following:
- the LOC133708826 gene encoding uncharacterized protein LOC133708826 — protein sequence MLGTGLQVTRGRGEDRFYNPPRARRAHQSQKAAEQLRRAQSDVTPSQSPSLKGGNPNREPENRAGSDVQPPKPVAVPAGEPAVKPLSNLERFLQSITPSVPAQHLSKTTMRELSTCDEESQPYFVLGDLWESFKEWSAYGAGVPLILNDSDFVVQYYVPYLSGIQIYGNSMKLSSKSRRPDEDSDSDFRDSSSDGSCDVEPVKIKYLREQRNHQMLSEIPQRLESISLRDQHYPLQEDCSSDEGEPVNSQGCVLFEYFERDLPYCREPLADKILDLAFRFPELKTIRSCDLLASSWISVAWYPIYRIPTGPTLKDLDACFLSYHSLFTPVGGVQDPRAPVVTYPSDMDGIPKMSLPVFGLASYKFRGSLWTPSGGLERQLANSLLQATDDFLRLHQVNHPDFLFFSR from the exons ATGTTGGGAACGGGATTGCAGGTGACGCGTGGCCGCGGAGAAGATCGATTTTACAATCCGCCCAGAGCGCGTAGGGCCCACCAGAGCCAGAAAGCCGCCGAGCAACTTCGCCGAGCTCAGAGCGACGTCACGCCCAGCCAATCGCCTTCGCTCAAGGGCGGCAACCCGAACCGGGAGCCGGAGAACCGGGCCGGGTCGGATGTGCAGCCTCCCAAGCCGGTCGCCGTGCCCGCTGGCGAGCCGGCCGTGAAGCCGTTGAGTAATCTCGAGCGGTTCTTGCAGTCCATCACGCCCTCAGTTCCTGCTCAGCACCTCTCCAAG ACGACGATGAGAGAATTGAGTACATGTGACGAGGAGTCTCAGCCATACTTTGTTCTTGGTGATCTGTGGGAGTCTTTCAAGGAGTGGAGCGCTTACGGTGCCGGAGTGCCTCTGATTTTGAATGATAGTGACTTTGTGGTCCAGTACTATGTCCCTTATTTATCCGGTATTCAAATATACGGCAACTCTATGAAATTGTCCTCTAAGTCAAG GCGACCAGATGAGGATAGTGACAGTGATTTTCGGGATTCTAGTAGTGATGGTAGCTGTGATGTTGAACCagttaaaataaaatatttgagGGAGCAGCGGAATCATCAAATGTTGAGTGAAATTCCTCAAAGGTTAGAAAGCATATCTCTGAGAGATCAGCATTATCCACTCCAAGAGGACTGCTCCAGTGATGAGGGTGAACCTGTAAATTCCCAAGGTTGCGTATTATTTGAGTATTTTGAACGTGATCTTCCTTATTGCCGTGAGCCTTTAGCTGATAAG ATATTAGATCTTGCGTTTCGTTTTCCTGAGCTGAAGACAATAAGAAGTTGTGATCTACTGGCTTCCAGTTGGATTTCTGTTGCATG GTATCCAATTTACAGGATTCCAACAGGACCAACTTTAAAGGATCTTGATGCGTGCTTTCTGTCATACCATTCACTTTTTACCCCCGTGGGAG GTGTACAAGATCCCCGGGCTCCTGTAGTAACCTATCCGAGTGACATGGATGGTATCCCTAAGATGTCCTTACCTGTTTTTGGTCTTGCTTCATACAAGTTCAGAGGGTCCTTGTGGACTCCTAGTGGGGGATTGGAACGACAATTAGCGAACTCCCTCTTGCAGGCCACTGATGACTTTCTAAGGCTGCATCAGGTCAATCATCCAGATTTTCTGTTCTTCAGCCGTTGA
- the LOC133708825 gene encoding putative glutamine amidotransferase GAT1_2.1, protein MANSDLSMVLPRVLIVSRRTLRKNKFVDFVGEYHLDLIVSYGAVPIIVPRVSGVHTLLQSFEPIHGVLLCEGEDIDPSHYDAELSGFSSEELQEIGKLHASDTVIDKEKDSIELRLAKLCLERNIPYLGICRGSQVLNVACGGTLYQDVEKELEKECPDQNQRVTHMNYDDYDGHRHVVKVVENTPLHQWFRDSLDDEKMEMRVNSYHHQGVKRLAQRFVPMAFAPDGLIEGFYDPDAYNPEEGKFIMGLQFHPERMRQLDSDDFEYPGCAYAYQEFVKAVRAYEKKLSQSECVPKAPKLNHELEMKRKSLLRSFSVAKNMYSRRGSISSKESELEVGAEFLEANTALSLQQEKRLKQMGATVRNASAYMEQLKMGEERERVARAIIGKMSIEQISELMSFYRIMTQICSDSLEKKITDPAS, encoded by the exons ATGGCTAATTCAGATCTCTCAATGGTTCTTCCTAGGGTTCTCATCGTCTCCCGCCGCACGCTCCGCAAGAACAAGTTTGTAGATTTCGTCG GAGAATATCATCTAGATCTAATTGTGAGCTATGGAGCGGTGCCTATTATTGTTCCACGAGTCAGTGGAGTCCATACGCTACTCCAAAGCTTTGAACCAATCCATGGGGTTCTCCTATGCGAAGGGGAAGACATAGATCCATCACATTACGACGCAGAGCTCTCGGGGTTCTCCTCCGAGGAGCTCCAAGAAATCGGGAAGCTACACGCGAGTGACACCGTCATTGACAAAGAGAAGGACTCCATTGAACTGAGGCTGGCGAAGCTATGCCTAGAGAGGAACATACCCTACTTGGGAATATGCCGAGGGTCACAAGTCCTCAATGTGGCATGTGGGGGTACATTGTATCAGGATGTTGAGAAGGAACTCGAGAAAGAGTGCCCGGATCAGAATCAGAGAGTGACTCACATGAACTATGATGATTACGATGGACATAGACatgtggtgaaggtggtggagaATACTCCTTTGCATCAATGGTTTAGAGATTCTTTGGATGATGAGAAAATGGAGATGAGAGTCAACAGTTATCACCATCAAGGTGTTAAGAGATTGGCGCAGAGGTTTGTGCCAATGGCTTTCGCCCCTGATGGTTTGATCGAAGGGTTTTATGATCCGGATGCTTATAATCCTGAAGAAGGTAAGTTCATCATGGGACTTCAATTTCATCCAGAGAGAATGCGGCAACTTGATTCGGACGATTTTGAGTACCCAGGGTGCGCATATGCATATCAG GAATTTGTTAAAGCAGTAAGAGCTTATGAAAAGAAGCTCAGTCAGTCGGAGTGCGTGCCAAAGGCTCCAAAGCTTAACCATGAGCTAGAGATGAAGAGAAAGAGCCTCCTAAGGAGCTTCTCAGTCGCCAAAAACATGTATTCTAGGCGTGGTAGTATATCAAGCAAAGAATCTGAACTGGAAGTTGGAGCTGAGTTTCTAGAG GCAAATACAGCATTGAGTTTGCAGCAAGAGAAAAGGCTAAAGCAAATGGGGGCAACAGTGAGAAATGCTTCGGCGTACATGGAGCAATTGAAGATGGgtgaggagagggagagagttgcAAGGGCCATCATTGGGAAAATGTCCATAGAGCAGATATCTGAATTGATGTCATTCTACCGCATCATGACTCAGATATGTTCCGACTCTTTAGAGAAGAAGATAACTGACCCAGCGAGTTGA
- the LOC133709744 gene encoding uncharacterized protein LOC133709744: MAVSVPIVAIITSLHLIAFIFAVGAERRRSTAKIVPDEYDEQTYCVYGTDASTVYGLAAFGLLLLSHTVLNGVTRCLCFGKGLITGSSTTWTVFFFVFSWTTFLGAEACLLAGSARNAYHTKYRGKFNLDDLSCATLRKGVFAAAAALTLLSLIGSNLYYWTHSKADTGGWEKHRNEGLGMGNSNYGQHEQQQQQQQTTGFEKV, encoded by the exons ATGGCAGTCTCCGTTCCCATAGTGGCCATAATCACCTCTCTCCACCTCATCGCCTTCATTTTCGCCGTCGGCGCCGAACGACGCCGTAGCACC GCGAAGATAGTGCCCGACGAGTACGACGAGCAAACCTACTGCGTTTACGGCACCGACGCTTCCACCGTGTACGGACTGGCCGCGTTCGGGCTTCTTCTGCTCAGCCACACGGTGCTTAACGGCGTCACCAGGTGTCTCTGCTTCGGCAAAGGCTTAATCACCGGCTCCTCTACTACTTGGActgtcttcttcttcgtcttctcctG GACAACCTTTTTGGGAGCCGAGGCATGCTTATTGGCAGGGTCAGCAAGGAATGCCTATCACACAAAGTACAGGGGGAAATTTAACCTAGACGACTTGTCCTGTGCCACTCTGCGTAAGGGCGTGTTCGCTGCAGCAGCTGCTCTTACACTGTTGTCGCTGATAGGGTCAAACCTTTACTACTGGACACATTCCAAAGCTGATACTGGAGGGTGGGAGAAGCACCGCAATGAAGGCCTTGGCATGGGCAATTCCAATTATGGGCAGCatgagcagcagcagcagcagcagcaaaccACTGGATTCGAGAAGGTGTAA
- the LOC133708504 gene encoding reticulon-like protein B14 has translation MLFMAVGVLWCKFAGRIFNRMPLEINIQLPQSTCIYIFGTVNWFLLKFCEITSGKNFKLFFVAMAGLYMLSSIGTYISSLNLLYTIILSVGTLPALYARYETQVDATAARCIGLVKNLCKLFQVKVLDKIPRHRKLN, from the exons ATGCTGTTCATGGCTGTTGGAGTCCTCTGGTGCAAATTCGCGGGACGAATATTCAATCG GATGCCGTTGGAGATCAACATTCAACTGCCACAATCTACTTGCATATACATCTTTGGAACAGTTAACTGGTTCCTACTGAAGTTCTGTGAAATTACATCCGGAAAAAATTTCAAACTCTTCTTTGTG GCAATGGCTGGTCTATACATGTTGTCATCTATAGGAACTTATATCAGCTCATTGAACCTATTATATACAA TCATTCTCTCGGTAGGAACATTGCCAGCTTTGTATGCGCGATATGAAACTCAGGTGGATGCAACCGCGGCCAGATGCATTGGACTTGTGAAGAATTTATGCAAATTGTTTCAGGTCAAAGTTCTTGACAAGATACCGAGGCACAGGAAACTAAACTAG
- the LOC133708952 gene encoding probable carboxylesterase 18: protein PPPPRFTLLSPLLSQITFLGQNDAVLPKNADRSRILLARDCAGGNLAHHVAVRACQCRTVKLAGLVSIQPFFGGKERTESEIRLEKDPLVSVTLTDWLWKAFLPVGSTWDHEVANLSGPNAVDISGMEYPATVVFVGGADPLQDWQMRYYNWLRKSGIEAKLIEYPNMFHGFYALTTGLGWTEESSTKQSKASLVCCAALFMYLLVHPWCSVQIGFCRV, encoded by the coding sequence ccacctcctcctcgcTTCACCCTCCTCTCCCCCCTCCTCTCTCAAATCACCTTCCTCGGCCAAAACGACGCCGTCCTCCCCAAAAACGCAGACAGATCCCGGATCCTCCTAGCCAGGGACTGCGCCGGAGGGAACCTGGCCCACCACGTGGCCGTACGCGCCTGTCAGTGTCGGACAGTCAAGTTGGCCGGGTTGGTATCTATCCAACCGTTCTTCGGCGGCAAGGAGCGAACCGAGTCAGAGATCCGGCTCGAGAAGGATCCATTGGTCTCGGTGACCCTAACCGACTGGCTGTGGAAGGCGTTTTTGCCGGTCGGGTCGACCTGGGACCATGAGGTGGCGAACTTGAGCGGGCCGAACGCGGTGGACATTTCGGGTATGGAGTATCCGGCGACGGTGGTGTTCGTGGGAGGAGCGGATCCGCTGCAGGACTGGCAGATGAGGTACTATAATTGGTTGAGGAAATCAGGGATTGAGGCCAAGCTGATCGAGTATCCCAATATGTTTCATGGCTTCTATGCCTTGACGACGGGTCTGGGTTGGACGGAGGAGAGCAGCACGAAGCAGTCCAAGGCCTCGCTTGTTTGTTGTGCAGCTTTGTTTATGTATTTGCTAGTTCATCCATGGTGTTCGGTTCAAATTGGTTTCTGTAGAGTTTGA
- the LOC133710254 gene encoding uncharacterized protein LOC133710254 isoform X2, whose product MTEGGCCTNVMNSGIRALVEAIHSTPTQSVLYLSGGASQAVAWLLSVPGASSTVLETVVPYSRMSMIQLLGKIPDKFCSQHTAEEMALLAYNRALKLSSPGSPVLGVGFTGSLASSHPKLGDHRFYLSTRTSDRLSGLRNREEEDMVASHLVLKAIANACKVPGTFVSDLTESEVPDECEKQFSEDEELEQLINGQICFKVYPFSSEPSVPIAERRIILSGSFNPLHEGHFKLLEVASSICGDGYPCFELSAINADKPPLSISQIKDRVKQFQKVGKTVIISNQPYFYKKAELFPGSAFVIGADTAARLVNPKYYDGDYRKMLDILLGCKKTGSTFLVGGRNVDGVFKVLEDFEIPEELRDMFISIPPEKFRMDISSTEIRKKLGK is encoded by the exons atgacagAGGGTGGTTGTTGTACGAATGTGATGAATAGCGGAATCAGAGCACTAGTGGAAGCCATTCACTCTACTCCCACTCAGTCCGTTCTCTATCTCTCCGGCGGAGCCTCTCAg GCGGTGGCGTGGCTGCTCTCCGTTCCCGGGGCCTCAAGTACAGTCCTGGAAACTGTAGTGCCTTATTCCCGAATGTCTATGATCcaattactcggcaag ATTCCGGACAAGTTTTGTAGCCAGCACACTGCTGAAGAAATGGCTCTGTTGGCTTACAATCGCGCTCTCAAGCTCTCCTCACCAG GTTCCCCAGTTCTTGGTGTGGGTTTCACTGGTTCTTTGGCTAGCTCACATCCAAAGCTCGGGGACCACAG GTTTTATTTGTCAACAAGGACATCTGACAGACTCTCG GGTTTACGAAACCGAGAGGAAGAAGATATGGTTGCAAGTCATCTTGTACTCAAG GCAATTGCAAATGCGTGCAAAGTTCCCGGAACATTTGTTTCAGATCTCACTGAATCTGAAGTGCCTGATGAATGTGAAAAACAGTTCAGCGAAGATGAAGAATTAGAGCAACTTATAAATGGGCAAATATGCTTCAAGGTTTATCCCTTTTCAAGTG AGCCATCTGTGCCAATTGCAGAAAGAAGGATAATACTGTCTGGTTCTTTTAATCCATTACACGAAGGTCACTTCAAGCTATTGGAGGTTGCTTCCAG CATCTGTGGTGACGGCTACCCATGCTTTGAACTATCTGCAATCAATGCTGACAAACCTCCACTTTCGATATCACAAATCAAAGATCGTGTCAAGCAATTTCAAAAAGTTG GAAAAACGGTAATTATATCCAATCAGCCATATTTTTATAAGAAAGCTGAACTCTTCCCAGGCAGTGCATTTGTGATTGGTGCTGACACAGCAGCAAGGCTGGTTAAT ccCAAATACTATGACGGGGACTATAGAAAGATGCTAGATATACTTCTTGGATGCAAGAAAACAGGGTCCACTTTTCTTGTGGGCGGTCGTAATGTAGATGGTGTTTTCAAG GTGCTGGAAGATTTTGAAATTCCGGAAGAGCTAAGAGATATGTTCATTTCAATTCCACCAGAGAAGTTCCGGATGGATATATCCTCCACGGAAATCAGGAAAAAacttggaaaataa
- the LOC133710254 gene encoding uncharacterized protein LOC133710254 isoform X1 has product MTEGGCCTNVMNSGIRALVEAIHSTPTQSVLYLSGGASQAVAWLLSVPGASSTVLETVVPYSRMSMIQLLGKIPDKFCSQHTAEEMALLAYNRALKLSSPGSPVLGVGFTGSLASSHPKLGDHRFYLSTRTSDRLSVSTVTLSKGLRNREEEDMVASHLVLKAIANACKVPGTFVSDLTESEVPDECEKQFSEDEELEQLINGQICFKVYPFSSEPSVPIAERRIILSGSFNPLHEGHFKLLEVASSICGDGYPCFELSAINADKPPLSISQIKDRVKQFQKVGKTVIISNQPYFYKKAELFPGSAFVIGADTAARLVNPKYYDGDYRKMLDILLGCKKTGSTFLVGGRNVDGVFKVLEDFEIPEELRDMFISIPPEKFRMDISSTEIRKKLGK; this is encoded by the exons atgacagAGGGTGGTTGTTGTACGAATGTGATGAATAGCGGAATCAGAGCACTAGTGGAAGCCATTCACTCTACTCCCACTCAGTCCGTTCTCTATCTCTCCGGCGGAGCCTCTCAg GCGGTGGCGTGGCTGCTCTCCGTTCCCGGGGCCTCAAGTACAGTCCTGGAAACTGTAGTGCCTTATTCCCGAATGTCTATGATCcaattactcggcaag ATTCCGGACAAGTTTTGTAGCCAGCACACTGCTGAAGAAATGGCTCTGTTGGCTTACAATCGCGCTCTCAAGCTCTCCTCACCAG GTTCCCCAGTTCTTGGTGTGGGTTTCACTGGTTCTTTGGCTAGCTCACATCCAAAGCTCGGGGACCACAG GTTTTATTTGTCAACAAGGACATCTGACAGACTCTCGGTATCGACAGTGACCCTTTCCAAG GGTTTACGAAACCGAGAGGAAGAAGATATGGTTGCAAGTCATCTTGTACTCAAG GCAATTGCAAATGCGTGCAAAGTTCCCGGAACATTTGTTTCAGATCTCACTGAATCTGAAGTGCCTGATGAATGTGAAAAACAGTTCAGCGAAGATGAAGAATTAGAGCAACTTATAAATGGGCAAATATGCTTCAAGGTTTATCCCTTTTCAAGTG AGCCATCTGTGCCAATTGCAGAAAGAAGGATAATACTGTCTGGTTCTTTTAATCCATTACACGAAGGTCACTTCAAGCTATTGGAGGTTGCTTCCAG CATCTGTGGTGACGGCTACCCATGCTTTGAACTATCTGCAATCAATGCTGACAAACCTCCACTTTCGATATCACAAATCAAAGATCGTGTCAAGCAATTTCAAAAAGTTG GAAAAACGGTAATTATATCCAATCAGCCATATTTTTATAAGAAAGCTGAACTCTTCCCAGGCAGTGCATTTGTGATTGGTGCTGACACAGCAGCAAGGCTGGTTAAT ccCAAATACTATGACGGGGACTATAGAAAGATGCTAGATATACTTCTTGGATGCAAGAAAACAGGGTCCACTTTTCTTGTGGGCGGTCGTAATGTAGATGGTGTTTTCAAG GTGCTGGAAGATTTTGAAATTCCGGAAGAGCTAAGAGATATGTTCATTTCAATTCCACCAGAGAAGTTCCGGATGGATATATCCTCCACGGAAATCAGGAAAAAacttggaaaataa
- the LOC133710694 gene encoding receptor protein kinase-like protein ZAR1 encodes MLYFVLVLVLVCNTDSLVGALNEEGQALLSFKQSITQDPEGSLSNWNSSDANPCTWNGITCKEQRVVSLSIPKKKLFGLLPSAMWSLPDLRHVNLRNNKLYGSLPIELFGALGLQSLVLYGNSFSGSVPNVIGNLKYLQNLDLSQNLFNGSMPSSMVQCKRLRSVDLSQNNFTGSLPDGFGTGLASLEKLDLSFNKFNGSIPSDLGNLSSLQGTVDLSHNQFSGIIPASLGNLPEKVYIDLTYNNLSGPIPQNGALMNRGPTAFIGNPGLCGPPLKNPCSSETPGASAPSFPYLPDNLPPHDSDDNAGERSKGLSKGAVIAIVVSDVIGICLVGLLFSYCYSRICSCSKVKDENGYGFAKGGKGRKECLCFRKDESETLSENMEQYDLVALDTQVAFDLDELLKASAFVLGKSGIGIVYKVVLEEGLTLAVRRLGEGGSQRFKEFQTEVEAIGKLRHPNIVTLRAYYWSVDEKLLIYDYVPNGNLAAAIHGKPGILSFTPLSWSVRLQIMKGIAKGLVYLHEFSPKKYVHGDLNPSNVLLGHNMEPHISDFGLGRLANIAGGTPTLESNRMATIDKPQERHQKSASIESAIVCSSSNLGSCYQAPEALKVVKPSQKWDVYSYGVILLEMITGRLPIVQVGSSEMDLVHWIQLCIDDKKPLLDVLDPHLMQDVEMEEEIIAVLKIAMACVHSSPERRPIMRHISEALDRLATPAV; translated from the exons ATGttgtattttgttttggtgCTTGTGCTTGTCTGCAACACAGATAGTCTAGTGGGTGCTTTGAATGAAGAAGGCCAAGCCCTCTTGTCATTCAAGCAGTCAATTACTCAAGACCCAGAAGGGTCTTTGAGTAATTGGAACTCTTCTGATGCAAATCCTTGTACATGGAATGGGATTACATGCAAGGAGCAAAGAGTTGTGTCCCTTAGCATTCCAAAGAAGAAGCTTTTTGGGCTTCTTCCTTCTGCCATGTGGTCTCTCCCGGACCTCAGACATGTCAATTTAAGGAACAATAAGCTCTATGGGAGCTTGCCCATTGAGCTTTTTGGAGCTTTAGGGTTACAAAGTTTGGTTCTTTATGGGAATTCCTTTTCTGGGTCTGTGCCTAATGTTATTGGGAATCTTAAGTACTTACAAAACTTAGATTTGTCACAAAATTTATTCAATGGGTCAATGCCTTCTTCAATGGTGCAATGCAAGAGACTCAGAAGTGTGGATCTTAGTCAGAATAATTTCACTGGTTCTCTGCCGGATGGGTTTGGGACTGGCTTGGCTTCTCTGGAAAAGCTTGATCTTTCTTTCAATAAGTTCAATGGCTCAATTCCTAGTGATTTGGGAAATTTGTCTAGCTTGCAAGGCACTGTTGATTTGTCCCATAATCAATTTTCTGGTATAATCCCGGCTAGCCTTGGAAACCTTCCTGAGAAGGTCTACATTGATCTCACTTACAACAATTTAAGCGGTCCTATACCCCAAAATGGTGCTCTAATGAACAGAGGACCAACTGCCTTTATTGGGAATCCTGGTCTCTGTGGCCCTCCATTGAAGAACCCTTGTTCTTCAGAAACTCCTGGTGCAAGTGCACCATCCTTTCCATATCTGCCGGATAATTTGCCTCCTCATGATTCTGATGATAATGCTGGTGAGAGATCGAAAGGTTTAAGTAAGGGAGCTGTGATTGCAATTGTAGTGAGTGACGTGATTGGTATTTGCCTTGTTGGGCTGCTTTTCTCATATTGCTATTCGAGGATTTGTTCTTGTAGTAAGGTTAAGGATGAAAACGGTTATGGGTTTGCAAAGGGTGGCAAGGGGAGGAAAGAGTGCTTGTGCTTCAGGAAAGATGAATCAGAGACTTTATCTGAAAATATGGAGCAGTATGATCTGGTGGCATTGGACACACAAGTGGCATTTGATCTGGATGAGCTTCTTAAGGCTTCTGCTTTTGTTCTTGGGAAGAGTGGAATTGGGATTGTTTACAAAGTTGTGCTTGAAGAAGGACTTACCTTAGCAGTTAGGAGATTGGGTGAAGGGGGCTCTCAGAGATTCAAGGAATTTCAGACAGAAGTTGAAGCAATTGGAAAGCTAAGGCATCCTAATATCGTTACACTAAGGGCTTATTATTGGTCTGTTGATGAGAAGCTGCTGATATATGACTATGTGCCTAATGGCAACCTCGCCGCCGCCATTCATG GAAAGCCAGGAATACTATCATTTACGCCACTATCATGGTCTGTTCGGTTGCAAATCATGAAAGGAATTGCGAAAGGCTTGGTCTACCTGCATGAGTTTAGCCCCAAAAAGTATGTCCATGGAGACTTGAATCCGAGTAACGTACTTCTTGGACATAACATGGAGCCACACATTTCTGATTTTGGACTCGGACGCCTTGCTAATATAGCTGGAGGTACCCCAACTCTGGAATCCAACCGAATGGCCACCATAGACAAACCACAAGAAAGGCACCAAAAGAGCGCATCCATTGAATCTGCTATAGTTTGTTCATCTAGTAATTTGGGATCTTGTTATCAAGCTCCAGAAGCTCTGAAGGTGGTGAAACCATCACAGAAGTGGGATGTCTATTCCTACGGGGTAATCTTACTCGAAATGATTACCGGAAGATTGCCCATAGTCCAAGTGGGTTCCTCAGAAATGGACCTTGTTCATTGGATTCAGCTCTGCATTGACGACAAGAAGCCTCTTTTAGACGTATTAGACCCACATCTAATGCAAGATGTAgaaatggaagaagagattATCGCAGTGTTGAAGATTGCAATGGCTTGCGTTCATAGCAGCCCGGAAAGAAGACCAATCATGAGGCATATTTCTGAAGCTTTAGACAGGTTGGCCACACCTGCTGTGTGA
- the LOC133713070 gene encoding auxin-responsive protein IAA32-like → MDPNASSSLLNPSSFQSFYYEAKESEGIIDLGLSLRALQPETYHHPSAHLVSLEGYDGLIDWPQANNLNLKNSNVTSPRNIPEDCDEEAEGVQSKERWAYVKVNMDGIVIGRKVCVLDHSGYSSLAFQLEDMFGRQSVSGLRLFQVGSEFSLFYKDRDDNWRTVGDVPWREFVECVKRLRIARKN, encoded by the exons ATGGATCCTAATGCATCAAGCTCTCTCCTGAACCCTTCAAGCTTTCAATCATTTTATTATGAAGCTAAAGAGAGTGAGGGTATTATTGATCTTGGTCTTAGCCTCAGAGCTCTTCAACCTGAAACTTATCATCATCCATCAGCACATT TGGTGAGCTTGGAGGGCTATGATGGTCTGATAGATTGGCCCCAGGCTAACAACTTGAATTTGAAGAATTCAAATGTCACAAGTCCGAGAAATATACCGGAAGATTGTGATGAGGAAGCAGAGGGAGTCCAGAGCAAGGAGAGGTGGGCTTATGTGAAAGTTAACATGGATGGGATTGTTATTGGCAGAAAAGTTTGTGTACTTGATCATAGTGGCTACTCGAGCCTTGCATTTCAACTAGAAGACATGTTTGGTAG ACAATCTGTATCTGGGTTGAGGTTGTTCCAGGTTGGATCTGAGTTTTCACTTTTTTACAAGGACAGAGATGACAATTGGAGAACTGTTGGTGACGTTCCATGGAG GGAATTCGTAGAATGTGTGAAGCGGCTAAGGATTGCGAGAAAGAACTGA